From Neodiprion pinetum isolate iyNeoPine1 chromosome 7, iyNeoPine1.2, whole genome shotgun sequence, a single genomic window includes:
- the LOC124223281 gene encoding dynein axonemal heavy chain 6-like has translation MQESKKNIPVDDSFRRISNSSELSSDSSGLSHLSSRLVNVPDNVEPESMVNHLIFKPPKSYKRGQGEIPFHIPHKKVLEKIEHKREIPEPLTGFRDQQKAIFQRVCLPYVDVPEVERKPSSTPDGSTLVLKTVKIDVRPVGKVVEEADDAEFRKKSPLSQPPEVADQLELISNLRNDPKIGFFYMVYAVDRCSEFFTPYALKIVPYGQLKRTYMTISVNGVTQYSPDEMSFTPMELWEREYRFYLKLMRIRTFTTYRTWKALYVWRKTVTWTKFLEARSYMEQNLFISDPILSKALLEVKAMCAVFLDSSFNDFSAIEKIPLFMFIETQFAKLESIRGKLDEFRMLAVNIVNNACLGALLKEGYTPEDSNVTIEQTAYGKLGQFSGAKFKIPKDGVLKMSYIEQARKRQKCYRLSCKIFLPPRSFIHLIDYMQTNMMQVLLHNTYKEIVTVLSVYDQFLPSKEFLESSDTEAILELPNFNGTLPQCPFFVTSLTVSIETGLNIDPSEEIFYFVLQTVCDLWEENLDAIKPLLSDPFFYPFTRPMINHKIEERLCGKPPEILTVLKQDPGIGVVKKEFNQVLRQHMEAVKLYWKRLKPIEEFYQDDMTSDDQIMRRETLCEQFRKWFIRYTAEIETISKVAEHQNLGFFHVTLSRFKEMALVAPNKKIAVLESVLPSIGKTKVDSVLMEAIDAINYLEADPVSTDDFVAYIKFLDKSQTKIDSMETQLEYAKEIYDIMEEYRITVPVEDMANYLGINVQFTSLRLAVEKRLVARDNLIASFNAQLQSDINELIDKISEINDEVVVSLSYKIFLPTK, from the exons ATGCAGGAAAGCAAGAAAAACATACCGGTTGACGACAGCTTCCGTAGAATATCTAATTCTTCAGAATTATCGTCAGATTCATCCGGTCTATCTCACCTTAGCAGCCGACTAGTGAATGTTCCGGATAATGTTGAACCTGAGAGCATGGTGAATCACCTGATTTTCAAGCCCCCGAAGAGTTACAAAAG aggGCAAGGCGAAATACCATTCCACATTCCCCATAAGAAAGTACTGGAAAAGATCGAACACAAGCGAGAAATACCAGAACCCCTT ACCGGGTTCAGAGATCAGCAGAAAGCGATCTTTCAAAGAGTATGCTTACCGTATGTGGATGTACCAGAAGTGGAACGAAAACCTAGCAGCACACCTGACGGCAGTACTCTTGTCCTGAAGACCGTAAAAA TCGATGTGAGGCCAGTCGGTAAGGTCGTCGAAGAGGCGGATGATGCGGAGTTTAGAAAGAAGAGTCCGTTGAGTCAACCGCCAGAAGTGGCCGACCAGCTTGAGCTAATCAGCAACTTGCGAAATGATCCTAAAATCGGTTTCTTTTACATGGTTTACGCCGTTGACCGATGTTCCGAGTTCTTCACCCCATACGCGTTGAA gatTGTCCCATACGGCCAACTCAAGCGTACCTACATGACGATAAGTGTGAACGGCGTGACGCAGTATAGCCCCGATGAAATGTCGTTTACACCCATGGAACTGTGGGAGAGGGAGTATCGGTTTTACTTGAAGCTGATGAGG ATAAGGACATTCACAACATACCGAACATGGAAAGCGCTCTACGTTTGGAGAAAGACAGTAACATGGACGAAATTCCTCGAGGCTAGAAGCTACATGGAGCAAAACCTGTTTATATCTGATCCAATTTTGAGCAAAGCACTCCTTGAAGTGAAAGCAATGTGCGCGGTCTTCTTGGACTCGTCATTCAACGACTTTTCCGCAATTGAGAAAATTCCTCTCTTCATGTTCATTGAAACACAG TTCGCGAAACTAGAATCCATACGGGGTAAATTGGACGAATTCAGGATGCTGGCTGTAAATATAGTAAACAACGCATGCCTTGGCGCTCTTTTGAAGGAGGGATACACGCCTGAAGATTCGAATGTTACCATAGAACAGACAGCTTACGGGAAACTTG GTCAGTTCAGCGGggcgaaattcaaaatcccGAAGGACggagttttgaaaatgagcTACATAGAACAGGCTCGTAAGAGACAAAAATGTTACCGTCTCTCGTG cAAGATATTCTTACCACCGAGAAGTTTCATCCATTTGATCGACTACATGCAAACAAATATGATGCAAGTTCTGCTGCATAATACCTACAAAGAAATAGTCACCGTGCTGAGTGTGTACGATCAGTTTTTACCATCCAAAGAGTTTTTGGAGTCTTCCGATACTGAAGCTATTCTAGAGTTACCAAATTTTAATGGAACGTTGCCTCAG TGCCCGTTTTTCGTTACAAGTTTAACCGTGTCAATCGAAACCGGGCTAAACATTGATCCTTCTGAAGAGATATTTTACTTTGTGTTGCAAACAGTGTGCGACCTGTGGGAAGAGAATTTAGATGCGATAAAGCCGCTTCTCTCCGATCCGTTTTTCTATCCTTTCACGAG GCCAATGATTAATCACAAAATTGAAGAACGACTTTGCGGCAAGCCACCAGAAATTTTGACGGTCTTGAAACAAGATCCTGGTATAGGGGTTGTGAAAAAGGAATTCAATCAGGTCCTTCGGCAGCATATGGAAGCTGTAAAACTGTACTGGAAACGTTTGAAACCAATCGAAGAGTTTTACCAAGATGACATGACCTCTGACGATCAAATTATGCGGAGAGAAACTCTGTGTGAACAGTTTCGCAAATGGTTCATACGCTACACGGCAGAGATTGAAACCATCAGCAAAGTTGCGGAACATCAAAATTTGGGCTTTTTCCACGTGACGTTGAGCAGATTCAAGGAAATGGCCTTAGTCGCACCCAACAAAAAAATAGCCGTGCTAGAATCAGTGTTGCCTTC AATCGGAAAAACCAAAGTGGACAGTGTTCTAATGGAGGCAATTGACGCGATAAATTATCTTGAGGCTGATCCGGTATCGACGGACGACTTTGTGGCGTACATTAAATTCCTCGACAAGTCGCAAACGAAAATAGACAGTATGGAGACCCAGCTTGAATACGCAAAAGAAATCTACGATATCATGGAAGAGTATCGGATTACCGTCCCTGTCGAAGACATGGCCAATTATCTG GGTATTAATGTACAGTTTACGAGTTTACGTTTAGCTGTTGAGAAACGACTTGTGGCCAGAGATAACCTGATAGCAAGCTTCAACGCGCAGCTTCAGTCTGACATCAACGAACTGATCGACAAAATTTCGGAAATCAATGACGAAGTTGTTGTAAGTCtttcgtataaaattttccttcCAACGAAATGA